Proteins from a single region of Trichoplusia ni isolate ovarian cell line Hi5 chromosome 3, tn1, whole genome shotgun sequence:
- the LOC113508937 gene encoding uncharacterized protein LOC113508937: protein MWQSHNTTIPIPPNLLRNFNTFDILKPQRNGAENRDVAKVEKLVDIDDSSQDSGFHEFESLLLNKKKDLTLIDVYENIYLTPQDIKVKSEEEESTSLPSNPNVDFKELFDIIESGKKYDWVKPSSSKEKTKFKPDDHEDIVKPRVLVPPVIHETNLDPDEFIYEVLSQKDINKHILNETKSQSNLRSSSEVKHSVLTADDRRRILNNFTKNINDNMNKHDIKQTETSIKRINNNNFIVKAIKKDEKVYKKKHIVKPETQTSKFTKGPDLYEKSVVLPQIMARMFDRKEYLDEKNNIQRRLVLDSGTNKLQAQPNISKTEYLKNSAPTMRNDVNVGLKYQPNGTKTETEFKNDAQPVRSVVNVGLRVNKTDSAKLTDAIILSANRSSCTPAKTVIDLSNNATSSKITKDRDFGKLDPVVLMEDCNKERLKAWQRSQLFKNFVQKGKFEL, encoded by the coding sequence ATGTGGCAATCTCATAACACAACCATACCAATACCCCCAAACTTATTGAGAAACTTTAACACatttgacattttgaaaccCCAAAGAAATGGCGCCGAAAATAGGGATGTGGCAAAAGTCGAGAAACTGGTCGATATCGACGATTCCTCACAAGATTCGGGGTTCCATGAGTTTGAatcattgttattaaataaaaagaaagatttaACATTAATCGATGTGtacgaaaatatttatcttacgCCGCAAGATATTAAAGTGAAAAGTGAAGAGGAAGAATCAACTAGTTTGCCTAGTAACCCAAATGTAGATTTTAAGGAACTTTTTGATATTATCGAATCAGGTAAGAAATATGATTGGGTGAAACCTTCAAGCagcaaagaaaaaactaaatttaaaccGGATGATCACGAAGATATTGTAAAACCAAGGGTGCTAGTTCCACCGGTAATTCATGAGACAAACTTAGATCCAGACGAATTCATTTACGAAGTGCTCTCACAGAAAGATATAAATaagcatattttaaatgaaacaaaatcacAATCCAATCTTCGCAGTTCCTCTGAAGTTAAACATAGCGTTTTGACAGCTGATGACAGACGacgaattttaaataactttaccaaaaatataaatgataacaTGAATAAACATGACATCAAACAAACTGAAACATCTATTAAAcgtattaacaataacaattttatcgTAAAGGCTATAAAAAAGGACGAAAAAGTCTATAAAAAGAAGCATATTGTCAAACCAGAAACACAAAcgtcaaaatttacaaaaggTCCCGATTTATACGAGAAATCTGTTGTTTTACCACAGATTATGGCACGTATGTTCGATAGAAAAGAATATTTAGatgaaaagaataatatacaGAGAAGACTAGTTTTAGATTCGGGTACGAATAAATTGCAAGCTCAACCTAATATTTCTAAAaccgaatatttaaaaaacagcgCACCAACCATGAGAAATGACGTAAACGTCGGCTTAAAATATCAACCCAATGGTACGAAAACcgaaacagaatttaaaaacgACGCACAACCCGTTAGAAGTGTCGTAAACGTCGGCTTGAGGGTAAACAAAACAGATTCGGCTAAATTAACAGATGCTATTATATTAAGTGCGAATCGCTCGAGCTGTACTCCAGCTAAAACAGTTATAGACCTTAGTAATAATGCGACTAGCagtaaaataactaaagatAGAGATTTCGGGAAACTAGACCCTGTTGTCCTGATGGAAGATTGTAACAAAGAAAGGCTAAAAGCTTGGCAGCGAAGTCAGCTGTTCAAGAACTTTGTTCAAAAAGGGAAATTTGAATTGTGA